Part of the Euzebya rosea genome is shown below.
GAATGACCCACCTCGCCCAGCTCGAGGCGGAAGCCATCCACATCATGCGAGAGGTGGTGGCGCAGTGCGAACGGCCGGTCATGCTCTACTCGATCGGCAAGGACAGCTCGGTCATGCTGCATCTGGCCAGGAAGGCCTTCTTTCCCGGCAAGCTGCCGTTCCCCCTGCTGCACGTCGACACGACGTGGAAGTTCCGGGAGATGATCACCTTCCGGGACGCCACCGCCGAGGAGCTGGGGTTGGACCTCATCGTCCACACCAACCCGGTGGTGCGCGAGGAGAACATCAACCCGTTCGACCACGGGTCGCAGGGCTACACGACGATCGCCAAGACCGACGCGCTGAAGCAGGCGCTGGAGGCCGGACGGTTCGACGCGGCCTTCGGCGGTGCCCGCCGGGACGAGGAGAAGTCGCGGGCCAAGGAGCGGGTCTTCAGCTTCCGTGACCGCAACCACCGCTGGGACCCGAAGAACCAGCGGCCCGAGCTGTGGCAGAACTACAACGGCCGGGTCAACTCCGGCGAGTCGGTGCGCGTGTTCCCGCTGTCGAACTGGACCGAGCTGGACGTCTGGCAGTACATCCACCTCGAGCAGATCCCGATCGTGCCGCTGTACTACTCGGCCCCGCGGCCGGT
Proteins encoded:
- the cysD gene encoding sulfate adenylyltransferase subunit CysD, which translates into the protein MTDLATPLRSPERMTHLAQLEAEAIHIMREVVAQCERPVMLYSIGKDSSVMLHLARKAFFPGKLPFPLLHVDTTWKFREMITFRDATAEELGLDLIVHTNPVVREENINPFDHGSQGYTTIAKTDALKQALEAGRFDAAFGGARRDEEKSRAKERVFSFRDRNHRWDPKNQRPELWQNYNGRVNSGESVRVFPLSNWTELDVWQYIHLEQIPIVPLYYSAPRPVVERDGVVIMVDDDRFRFEPGEEPEERWVRFRTLGCYPLSGAVESRATTLPEIIQEMLLATRSEREGRVIDYDQSGSMEEKKREGYF